One segment of Candidatus Dormiibacterota bacterium DNA contains the following:
- a CDS encoding zinc-binding dehydrogenase, producing the protein MRAVLLHELGGPERLVLEEVPTPAPAAGEVLVRIRAAALNHRDLFVTRGLYPKIALPALLGSDGAGEVAALGDGVTSLHPGSDVVIYPMLDWGDDPALRSPASSILGMPRAGTFAQYVCVPALNVYPKPAHLSFEEAAAIPLGGLTAYRALFTRGKLARGETVLIPGAGGGVQTFVLLFAKQAGARVIATSSSEEKLERARALGADLVLNYAENSSWEKDVRAAGPVDLVVDSSGGETFSKALSVVRPGGRVVLYGGTHPEANVKLFALFWNELSVLGSTMGSPQDFGAMLALLEDGLKPAVDRVFSMTQIVAAMRRMDDASQFGKIVLSW; encoded by the coding sequence ATGCGTGCGGTGCTCCTTCACGAGCTCGGCGGCCCGGAGCGGCTCGTCCTCGAGGAGGTTCCTACGCCCGCGCCGGCAGCGGGAGAGGTTCTCGTTCGCATCCGTGCAGCGGCGCTGAATCATCGCGATCTCTTCGTCACGCGCGGCCTCTACCCGAAGATCGCACTCCCCGCGCTGCTCGGCAGCGACGGGGCCGGCGAGGTCGCCGCACTCGGCGACGGCGTCACGAGCCTTCACCCGGGCAGCGATGTCGTGATCTATCCGATGCTCGACTGGGGCGACGATCCGGCGCTGCGTTCCCCGGCGTCGTCGATTCTCGGCATGCCGCGCGCCGGAACGTTTGCGCAATACGTCTGCGTGCCGGCGCTCAACGTCTATCCGAAGCCGGCGCATCTTTCGTTCGAAGAGGCGGCGGCGATTCCACTCGGAGGGCTCACCGCGTATCGCGCCCTCTTCACGCGCGGCAAGCTCGCACGCGGCGAGACAGTCCTGATTCCGGGAGCCGGCGGTGGCGTGCAGACGTTCGTTTTGCTCTTTGCAAAGCAGGCCGGTGCCCGCGTCATCGCCACGTCGAGTAGCGAGGAGAAGCTCGAGCGCGCGCGCGCACTCGGCGCCGACCTCGTGCTGAACTACGCGGAGAACTCCTCGTGGGAGAAAGACGTGCGGGCCGCCGGTCCGGTGGATCTCGTCGTGGATTCGTCCGGAGGCGAGACGTTCTCGAAAGCGCTTAGCGTCGTGCGTCCCGGCGGTCGCGTCGTGCTCTACGGCGGCACGCACCCGGAGGCAAACGTCAAGCTTTTTGCGCTCTTTTGGAACGAGCTCTCGGTCCTCGGGTCGACGATGGGAAGCCCGCAGGATTTCGGCGCGATGCTCGCTCTGCTCGAAGACGGCCTCAAGCCCGCGGTCGATCGCGTCTTCTCGATGACGCAGATCGTTGCCGCCATGCGGCGCATGGACGATGCGTCACAGTTCGGCAAGATCGTCCTCTCGTGGTAG
- a CDS encoding MBL fold metallo-hydrolase, which translates to MSAIADDAHITLVRAPNPSPMTLTGTNSYLLNCGAGEALVIDPGPALERHVRALLDAAARMQLAIRAIAITHGHPDHAPAAAALSRETGAAIYAHPQSAVPHDRDLSLGGSLRVGELELHAIDAPGHTFDHVVFFDPKSLTLFTGDVILGEGTVVIAPPGGAMRPYQRTLEHLARKFPQARAIRGGHGPLVTDAQAKIAEYIAHRQWREAQLLDALSHGPQTIPELVTRIYAGTQPALWPAAARQLLAHLQALTQEGRVVAMPIERPLTARESAMLNPDWASLVEAELAAVIEAELGSAYRIERLDRYALLPREDDLAEL; encoded by the coding sequence GTGAGCGCGATCGCAGATGACGCGCACATCACGCTCGTGCGCGCACCGAATCCTTCGCCGATGACGCTCACCGGAACCAACTCCTACCTGTTGAACTGCGGCGCGGGAGAGGCGCTCGTCATCGATCCTGGGCCGGCGCTCGAACGCCACGTTCGCGCACTGCTCGATGCGGCTGCCCGTATGCAGCTCGCCATTCGCGCTATCGCGATCACGCACGGCCATCCGGATCATGCGCCCGCCGCGGCGGCGCTCTCACGCGAGACCGGCGCCGCGATCTACGCTCACCCTCAATCGGCGGTGCCGCACGATCGCGATCTTTCCCTCGGCGGTTCGCTACGCGTCGGCGAGCTCGAACTGCACGCGATCGACGCTCCCGGCCACACGTTCGATCACGTCGTCTTCTTCGATCCCAAATCGCTCACGCTCTTCACCGGGGACGTGATATTGGGTGAAGGAACGGTCGTCATCGCGCCGCCGGGTGGCGCGATGCGGCCGTATCAGCGCACGCTCGAACACCTTGCGCGCAAGTTCCCGCAGGCGCGCGCTATTCGCGGCGGACACGGCCCGCTCGTGACCGACGCTCAAGCAAAAATCGCGGAGTACATCGCGCATCGGCAGTGGCGGGAAGCACAGCTCCTCGACGCACTTTCGCATGGGCCGCAGACGATTCCCGAGCTCGTGACGCGCATCTACGCCGGCACGCAGCCGGCGCTCTGGCCCGCCGCCGCGCGCCAGTTACTGGCGCATCTCCAAGCGTTGACGCAAGAAGGACGCGTCGTCGCGATGCCCATAGAGCGGCCGCTCACCGCACGCGAGTCGGCGATGCTCAATCCCGACTGGGCCTCGCTCGTCGAAGCCGAGCTCGCCGCCGTGATCGAAGCCGAGCTCGGAAGTGCGTATCGCATCGAGCGCCTCGATCGCTACGCGCTCCTACCACGAGAGGACGATCTTGCCGAACTGTGA